The genomic region ACGAGTGAAGATCATCCATTGGCATTCGTGCATGTGACAGGCGAATGGCCACGGCTAGCTGCGTGGACACGGAACCCCCGGTGGCCGGGGCGTTACTCCGGCGGGGTTAGCATCCCCACAGCGGGAAGGGGAGCAAGACTGTGACGGTTCTCGAATCGATCCTCGAAGGTGTGCGTGAGGATCTCGCCGCTCGCGAGGCGCAGTTGTCCTTCGACGTCGTGAAGGAGCGCGCGGCCAAGACCGCCCCTCCACTCGATGTGATGTCGGTGCTGCGTGGTCCGAACGTCGGCGTCATCGCCGAGGTCAAGCGCAAGAGCCCGTCGAAGGGCGCGCTGGCGGAGATCCCGGAGCCGGCCGAGCTCGCGGCGGCCTACGAGGCCGGTGGCGCCTCGGTGATCAGCGTGCTGACCGAGCAGCGGCGCTTCGGCGGGTCGCTCGCCGACTTCGACGCGGTGCGCAGAGCGGTGAAGATCCCCTTGCTGCGCAAGGACTTCATCGTGTCGCCGTACCAGGTGCACGAGGCGCGCATGCGCGGTGCGGACATGGTGCTGCTGATCGTGGCGGCGCTGGAGCAGAACGCGCTGGCGTCGTTGCTCGACCGGGTGGAGTCGCTCGGCATGACGGCGCTCGTCGAGGTGCACACGGCCGAGGAGGCCGACCGGGCGCTGGAGGTGGGGTCGTCGGTCATCGGCGTCAACGCCCGCAACCTCCACACGCTGGAGGTCGACAAGGACGTTTTCGGCCGGATCGCGCCGGGGCTACCCTTCGAGACGATCAAGGTCGCCGAGTCGGGCGTGACCGGGCCCGGCGACCTGATGTCCTACGCGGGGGCGGGCGCCGACGCGGTGCTCGTCGGCGAGAGCCTGGTGACCAGCGGCGACCCCAAGGCCGCCGTGAACAAGCTCGTGACCGCCGGTTCGCACCCGGCGTGCCCGAGGCCGAGCCGGTAACGCACTGCCAACAGCGCTAGAGGAGCTACCCGATGGGCCAGTTCACGCCCACGCCGCACGATCCCGACGCACGTGGCCACTTCGGCCCGTGGGGTGGCCGGTTCGTCCCGGAGGCCCTGATCGCGGCGGTGGACGAGCTGGCAGCGGAGTACGACAAGGCGCGGCTCGACCCGGAGTTCGTGAACGAGTTCAAGCGCCTGCTCAGGGACTTCGCGGGCCGCCCGTCGCTGCTGACCGAGGCCCCGAAGTTCGCCGAGCACGCGGGCACGCGGGTGTTCCTCAAGCGCGAGGACCTCAACCACACCGGCTCGCACAAGATCAACAACGTGCTCGGCCAGGCGCTGCTCACCAAGCGCATGGGCAAGAAGCGCGTGATCGCCGAGACCGGCGCGGGCCAGCACGGCGTGGCGACGGCGACGGCGTGCGCGCTGCTCGGCCTCGACTGCGTCGTCTACATGGGCGAGGTCGACACCGAGCGGCAGGCGCTCAACGTCGCCCGCATGCGCCTGCTGGGCGCCGAGGTCATCCCGGTGAAGTCCGGCTCGCGCACGCTGAAGGACGCGATCAACGAGGCGTTGCGCGACTGGGTCACCAACGTCGACGAGACCCACTACCTGCTCGGCACCGCCGCGGGCCCGCACCCGTTCCCGCTGCTCGTGCGCGACTTCCACCGCGTCATCGGCATCGAGGCGCGTGAGCAGGTCCTGGAGAAGGCCGGCCGGCTGCCCGACGCCGTCGTCGCCTGCGTCGGTGGCGGCTCGAACGCGATCGGCATCTTCCACGGCTTCATCGACGACACCGACGTGCGCCTGGTCGGCGTGGAGCCCGGCGGTTCGGGCCTCGACTCGGGCAGCCACGGCGCGACGCTGACCGCCGGCACGCCCGGTTCGCTGCACGGCGCGATGTCGTACGTCATGCAGGACGAGGACGGCCAGATCACCGAGGCCCACTCGATCTCCGCGGGCCTCGACTACCCCGGTGTCGGCCCGGAGCACTCGCACCTCAAGGACATCGGCCGCGCCGAGTACTTCCCGGTCACCGACGCCGAGGCGATGGAGGCGTTCGCCCTGCTCTCGCGCACCGAGGGCATCATCCCGGCGATCGAGTCCTCGCACGCGCTGGCCGGCGCGCTGAAGCTCGGCCCGTCGCTCGGACCGGACGGCCTGCTGGTCGTGAACCTCTCGGGGCGCGGCGACAAGGACATGGACACGGCCGTGAAGTACTTCGGCCTCGCTGACGGGGGACAGGCCTGATGTCGTTGTCCGACGTGTTTTCGGTCGCGCGCGCCGAGTCGCGGGCCGCGTTGATCGGCTACCTGCCCGCGGGCTACCCCACCGTCGAGGGCTCGAAGGAGCACCTCAAGGCGATGGTCGAGGCCGGCTGCGACCTGGTCGAGGTCGGTCTGCCGTTCTCCGACCCGGTGATGGACGGCCCGACCATCCAGGCCGCCGCCGAGCAGGCGCGTCGTGAGGGCTTCCGGGTGCGCGACCTGTTCGACGTGGTGTCCGCGGTGGCCTCCGCAGGTGGGCGCGCGGTCGTGATGACGTACTGGAACCCGGTGCTGCGCTACGGCGTGGACGCGTTCGCCCGCGACCTGGCCGCCGCCGGTGGGCTCGGGCTGATCACGCCGGACCTGGTGCCGGACGAGGCCTCCGACTGGATGGCGGCCTCCGAGGCGCACGGCCTGGACCGGATCTTCCTGGTGGCGCCGTCGTCGACCGAGGAACGCATCGCGATGACCGCTCAGGCGTCGTCCGGCTTCCTCTACGCGACCGCCGTCATGGGCGTCACGGGTGCCCGCGACGTGGTGTCGTCCGCTGCTCCCGAGCTGGTCGCGCGGGTCCGCGAGCACACGTCGATCCCGGTCGGGGTCGGGCTGGGTGTGCGGAACGGGGCGCAGGCCGCCGAGATCGCCGGGTTCGCGGACGGGGTGATCGTCGGGTCGGCGTTCGTGTCGGCCGTCGCCGAGGGTGACGGTGCCGTGCGCGCGTTGGCGGCGGATCTCGCGAAGGGCGTGCGGTCGGCCGCGGCCACCGTCTGAGCGCTTGGAGTTCGCCCAACCGGTTGACCTGATTTCGAACGCCTGATCGATCGGGTGAACTTGGGTCGGGTGGGCGCCAAAGCCCCTTTTGCTGTCGGTGGGAGCTGCCATCGT from Lentzea guizhouensis harbors:
- the trpA gene encoding tryptophan synthase subunit alpha, which translates into the protein MSLSDVFSVARAESRAALIGYLPAGYPTVEGSKEHLKAMVEAGCDLVEVGLPFSDPVMDGPTIQAAAEQARREGFRVRDLFDVVSAVASAGGRAVVMTYWNPVLRYGVDAFARDLAAAGGLGLITPDLVPDEASDWMAASEAHGLDRIFLVAPSSTEERIAMTAQASSGFLYATAVMGVTGARDVVSSAAPELVARVREHTSIPVGVGLGVRNGAQAAEIAGFADGVIVGSAFVSAVAEGDGAVRALAADLAKGVRSAAATV
- the trpB gene encoding tryptophan synthase subunit beta, producing MGQFTPTPHDPDARGHFGPWGGRFVPEALIAAVDELAAEYDKARLDPEFVNEFKRLLRDFAGRPSLLTEAPKFAEHAGTRVFLKREDLNHTGSHKINNVLGQALLTKRMGKKRVIAETGAGQHGVATATACALLGLDCVVYMGEVDTERQALNVARMRLLGAEVIPVKSGSRTLKDAINEALRDWVTNVDETHYLLGTAAGPHPFPLLVRDFHRVIGIEAREQVLEKAGRLPDAVVACVGGGSNAIGIFHGFIDDTDVRLVGVEPGGSGLDSGSHGATLTAGTPGSLHGAMSYVMQDEDGQITEAHSISAGLDYPGVGPEHSHLKDIGRAEYFPVTDAEAMEAFALLSRTEGIIPAIESSHALAGALKLGPSLGPDGLLVVNLSGRGDKDMDTAVKYFGLADGGQA
- the trpC gene encoding indole-3-glycerol phosphate synthase TrpC, with product MTVLESILEGVREDLAAREAQLSFDVVKERAAKTAPPLDVMSVLRGPNVGVIAEVKRKSPSKGALAEIPEPAELAAAYEAGGASVISVLTEQRRFGGSLADFDAVRRAVKIPLLRKDFIVSPYQVHEARMRGADMVLLIVAALEQNALASLLDRVESLGMTALVEVHTAEEADRALEVGSSVIGVNARNLHTLEVDKDVFGRIAPGLPFETIKVAESGVTGPGDLMSYAGAGADAVLVGESLVTSGDPKAAVNKLVTAGSHPACPRPSR